A window of Sagittula sp. P11 genomic DNA:
TGTTCTCGGGCATCAGCAGCGTGTCGACGGTGCCGTCGGGCAGCTTGTCGAAGGCGGCATTGGTGGGGGCGAAGACGGTGAAGGGGCCTTCGCCGCTCAGCGTCTCCACAAGGCCCGCCGCCTGCACCGCCGCAACGAGCGTGGTGTGATCGGCAGAGTTCACCGCGTTCTCGACGATGGTCTTGTCGGCGAACATGGCGGCGCCGCCGACCATCGGGTTTTCCATGGCGTGGCTGGCGGCGAGGGCCGGGCCGGCCAGCACGAGGGCAAGCGCGGTGGCGGCGGCGGAAGTGTAAAGGCGTTTCATGAAGGTCCTCCTCCTTGGGACAGCGGCATCCAGTGCGCCGCGATGTCAAAGCCACGGAGGAAGGGGGACGAGGGTTTCGCGCGGTCACGCTTCTGTGACTTACGTTACGTCCGGTGCGTGGGAGGAGGCTGGAGCGGGTAGCGGGAATCGAACCCGCGCGTTCAGCTTGGGAAGCTGACAGGCTACCATTACATCATACCCGCCGCGACGGATTGGCTATCGCAACTCCCCGAAGGGATCAAGCCAAATCGGTGTCGGCTGACGCTGTCGGCGCGGCCTTCTGGGGGCCGGGCGGATGCGGGGGTTTGCCGCCTGCCCGGGTGGCCTGATCGGCAGGGCAGGCTGGTCGTTTAAAGGCCACCCGCCCATGCCGGTGGATCAGCTGCGCCGCCGACGGCGACCGCCGCCGGATCCGTCCCCGCCCACGTTGAAGGAGACCTGCGGCAGGGTCACGACCTTCTTCAGTTCCGGGAAGGGGTCGGTGGCATGCGGGATCGCGTTCGCGGCGACGAAATGTTCCTGGAAGCGCGGCTCGATGGCGGTTTCCACCTTGGTGATGCGGCGCACGGTCGTCTCGATCTCGCGACGGGCCTTGAGCGAGCAGAGCGCGATGCGCGCGCCGGTTCCGGCGGCGTTGCCCGCAGAAGTCACCTTGTTGAGCGGCACGTCCGGGATCATGCCCAGCACCATGGCGTGTTTCGGCGAGATATGCGCACCGAAGGCCCCGGCCAGCACCACGCGGTCGACCTGGTCGACGCCGCGCGTGTCCATCAGGAGCCGTGCGCCCGCATAGAGCGCGGACTTGGCAAGCTGGATCGCGCGGATGTCGCCCTGGGTCACGGTGATCTTCGGTCCGCCCTCGGCGGTGCCGTCGTAGATCAGGTATTCATGGGTGCGGCCCGCGGGCAGGGAGCGTCCGGTGCCTGTGGCCTCGGCCGAGCCGATGAGGCCGGAGGGGTCCAGCAGCCCGGCCATGCGCATCTCGGCCACCGCCTCGATGATGCCGGAGCCGCAGATGCCGGTGATGCCAGTCTGTGCCGTGGCCTCGGAAAAGCCGTCCTCGTCGGACCAGAGGTCGCAGCCGATGACGCGGAAGCGCGGTTCCTTGGTCTCGGGGTCGATGCGGATCGCCTCGATCGCGCCGGGCGCCGCGCGCTGGCCGGAGGAGATCTGCGCCCCTTCGAAAGCGGGGCCGGTGGGCGAGGAACAGGCCAGCGTGCGGGAGGTGTCGCCCAGCAGGATTTCGGCATTGGTGCCCACGTCGACGATCAGGGCGAGGTCCTCGGACTTGCCCGGCTGCTCGGCCAGCGCTACGGCGGCGGCGTCGGCGCCCACGTGCCCGGCGATGCAGGGCAGGATGTAGATCCGCGCGGACGCGGGCAGGGCGGTCAGGCCCAGTTCCACCGCCGAGAGGTGCAACGCGTCGGAGGTGGCCAGCGCGAAGGGCGCCTGTCCCAGCTCCACCGGGTCGATGCCCAGCAGCAGGTGGTGCATCACCGGGTTGCAGACGAAGACGGTTTCCAGGATCGACCCGGTGTCGATCTCCGCCTCCTTCGCGATGTCGGTGGCCAGCGTGTCGATAGCCTCGCGCACGGCGGCGGTCATCTCGCGTTCGCCGCCGGGGTTCATCATCGCGTAGGAGACGCGCGACATCAGGTCCTCGCCGAAGCGGATCTGCGGGTTCATGATGCCCGCGGAGGCGACGACCGCGCCCGTATCGAGGTTCGTCAGGTGCGCGGCGATGGTGGTGGAGCCGAGGTCGATGGCCAGCCCGAAGATCCCCGCCTCGTGCAGGCCGGGCCAAAGCGCGATCAGCCGGGGGCGCGCCTCCGCATGGGTTCGGTGCAGTGCCACCGTCACCTTCCAATCGCCCTTGCGCAGGACCTTCTGCAGGACCGGCAGGATCTTCGGGTCGACCTCCAGATCGGCGATCTCCCACTGTTCGGAGAGCGCCTTTGCCAGCCGCTGCTGGTCGCCGGTGGGGTCGTGCATGTCGGGCTCTGCCACCTCGACGTAGAAAAGCCGTGTGGCCGGGTCCATCTCGATCACCCGGTCGGCGGCGGCCTTGCGGACGACCTGCCGGTGCACCTGGCTTTCCGGCGGCACGTCGATGACCACGTCGGACTGCACGGTGGCCTGGCAGCCGAGGCGGCGGCCGGTCTTCAGCCCGCGCACGCGGTCATAGCGTTCCTCGACGCTGTTCCATTCGGACAGCGCATCCTGCGCGACATGCACCCCATGTTTCGAGAAGTCGCCATAGGAGGGCGTGATCTGGCACTTGGAGCAGATGCCGCGCCCGCCGCAGACCGAATCGAGATCGACCCCCAGTTGCCGTGCTGCCGTCAGCACGGGCGTGCCCACCGGGAAGCGTCCGCGCTTGCCGGAAGGGGTGAAGATCACGAGGGGGTCCTGGGCCATGGTCGCTCCGCGTACAGTCTGGGTCCGTCGTGGCGGAACATAGCGACTGCGCGCGCGAGCGAAAGGCCGGAACGCGGCATCGGTCGGCGGGATTGCGTCGGAAGGGGCCGGAAATGCGAACGGCGGCGCCCCGCAAGGCCCCGCCGTTTCCCGTCACCGGCCGAGGCGTCAGGGTTTGATGTAGGTGTATCCCATCGCCTGGAGGCGAGAGAGTTCGGCCACGCCGGAGGGGACGATGTCCTCTTCCCAGACGTCGTAGAGGTCGTCGCCGTAGTTGATGTTGCGGCCTTCGAGGGTGTTGTTGCAGACGTGGAAAGCGACGTTCTGGCTTTTCAGAGAGCCGATGGCGGTCTGCAGGCGGTCGTCCTTCTTGGCGTTCATCACGAGGCCCACGCCATTGCCGTGCATCACCACGACCACCTCGAGGTTCCCTGCGCCCACCGCGTTGATGTGGTTCTGGATGTTGCGCATCGCGCCCATGTAGCCCTTGCTGTCCTCGCCGCCGTCCTCGTTGATGTGGTAGACGACCTTCTGGGTGCCGTAGCGTTCATTTGCCATCGCGGGCTGCGCCAGAACGAAAATGCCGAATGTCAGCGCGAAAAGCGCCCTTGCCATAAGTCTCATTGGTTTTCCTCCCTTGGCGGGGGGCGTCCTGCTGCCCCCGTGCCGGTCCAGAGCCGCTGCTGGCTCTCGTAACATCATTTACGAATGTATGAATAAGTCAACGGTTTCGAGCCCGGATCGCGGGACCCGAGGGACAGTCAGGGTCAGGATTGCTCCAGCCAGCGCAGGATTTCGCCGCGATTTCCGTCGAGATCCGGCGCCGGGCTGCGCGAGGTCGGATCGGGCGCGTCGGTCATCTTGATCGGGTTGCCCGCGGCCTTGAACGCCTGCCGCCCGTTCTTGTCCAGCACGTCGACCACCATGTTGCGCGCGAGGATCTGCGGGTCCTTCAGCACCTGGTCGACGGTCTGGATCGGGCCGGTGGGGATGCCCGCCGCCGTCAGCTTGGCGATCCAGTGGGCGCGGGTGTTCTCGAGCGTCACCGCCTCGATCAGCCGCTTCAGCAGGCGCGCGTTCTGGCAGCGCGCGGGGTTGGTGGCAAAGCGTTCGTCGTCGGAGATCGGCAGGTTCAGCGCGATGCAGAGCCGCTCGAACAGCCGGTCGTTCCCGGCGGCGATCACGAACAGCCCGTCGGAGGCGTGGAAGGTCTCGAACGGGGTGATCGAGGGATGGCGCGCGCCGGAGGGGCCGGGCGCCTTGCCGGTGACGGTGGTCAGCGCCACGGCGTGTTCGAGGATCGCGAGCTGGCTGTCGAGCATCGCCACGTCGATCTTGCGGCCCTTGCCGGTGCGTTCGCGGTCCAGCAGCGCGGCGAGGATGCCCTGCGTCAGGAACATGCCCGCCACGATATCGCCGATGGAGGCGCCGACGCGCACCGGCTCGCGGTCCTTCTCGCCGGTGATCGACATGACGCCGCCGCGCGCCTGAACGACCATGTCGTAGGCCGGGCGCTTGGCATCCGGGCCGGTGTGGCCAAAGCCCGACACCGCGCCGTAGACCAGCCGGGGGTAGGCGGCGTGCAGGGTTTCCCAGCCGTAGCCCAGGCGTTCCATCACGCCGGGGCGGTAGTTCTCGACGATCACGTCGGCGCGCGGCAGGAGCTTTTCGAAGATCGCGCGGTCGTTGTCTTCCTTGAGGTTGAGCGCGATGGACTTCTTGCCGTGGTTGATCGCGGCGAAGTAGGCGGACTTGCCGTCCTTGAAGGGCGGGAAGGTGCGCGTGTCGTCGCCGGACTCGGGCGGCTCCACCTTGATGACGGTGGCGCCCATGTCGGCCATCGTGACGGTGCAGAAGGGCCCCGCCAGGACATGCGTCAGGTCGAGGATCGTATAGCCTTTGAGTGGGGCGGTCATTGTCGTGCCTCCGGATGTCTGCTGCTCGGGTGCCAGCAAACCGCGACGGGGCCGTGACGGCAAGGGGTTTTGCCGCAGGGTCGCTGCGACGCGGCGGAGGATGGCTGATCTTTCCGCTGCAGGCATGGCGCGCGCCGCGACGGGCGCGCGCATTTGTCCCGGTGCGGGGGCGGTGCCGCTCAGCCCTTCGCGAAGATGAAGCCGAGGAGGTTCAGCAGCACCTGCGCCGCGAGGATCGAGGTGGAGCCGGTGGGATCGTAGTCCGGCGCGACCTCCACCAGGTCGATGCCCACGACCTTGTGGGTGCGCGCCACCTGCTGGAGGATTTCCAGCACGTCATAGTAGAGGAAACCGCCGTGGCTGGGCGTGCCCGTTCCCGGCGCGATCGACGGGCAGAAGGCGTCGATGTCGATGGTGATGTAGACCGGCACGCCCTCGGGGATGCGGGCGGCGGTCGCCTCCGGCCCGAGCTTGCGCACCTGCCGCACCGACAGGATGTCCGAGCCCCGGGCGCGGGCATCCTCGTACCCCTCGCGCGCGGTGGAGGACACGTTGCGGATGCCCAGTTGCGTCAGCCCGCTGACCCAGGGTTTTTCCGAGGCGCGGCGCATCGGGTTGCCGTGGCCGCGCGTCACGCCGTGGCGGACGTCGACGAAATCGAGGTGCGCGTCGATCTGCAGGACGTGGAAGGGGGCGTGGCCCTCGTAGGCCTCGATGCAGGGGATGTTGATCGAATGGTCGCCGCCGATGGTGACGGGCAGGGTGCCTGCCTTCAGCGCAGCCTCCACGCCCTTGCGGATGTTGGCGTGACTGGTCTCCGTGTCGGTGTGGACGATGTCGGCGTCGCCCATGTCCACGATCCGCACCCCTTCGAGATAGGTGATGTCGTCCTCGTGGTCGTAGGCGCCCGCATGGCCGAAGCTGAACAGGGTCGAAGCCTCGCGCACCCCGCGCGGGCCGAAGCGGGCACCGGCGCGCCATTGCGTGCCTGCGTCGAAGGGCGCGCCGAGCACCGCCACATCGGCGTCGAGCGCGCTCCAGTCCGGCTGGTACGGGCTGCGGGCAAAGGTGCAGATGCCGGTGAAGGGCAGGTTCAGGCGGCCGGATTCGTAACCATGTGTCATGCGGGATCTCCTTCGTCGCGCGACCCTGCAACGGCGGCAGGGGGCGGGCAAGCGAGATCGGGCCAAGGGCCTGCCCGGGGCAGGGTGTGCCTCGGGGATGGGCATCTGGTGCCGGTCCGGTGGCGTGGCGTGCGCGCGGGGTGCCCGCCGGGCGGTCTGCGCGCGTCAGGTCGCTCCGGTCCGGCAGGTGCCGTGCGGCGGCCCGCATCAAAGGGGCATTGCGCGGGCGGCATGACGTGGCGGCGGTTTGGGGGTTTCCCTCGCTGACGGCCCATGCAATAGGGACGTGCCAACCGATCCCCTCCCAAAGGAGACTTCCAATGGAGATTCGCGAGGCGCTCACCTTCGATGACGTTCTTCTTGTTCCCGCCGCATCCGTGGTGCTTCCGTCCACCGCAGACACGCGCACCCGGGTGACGAAGTCGATCAAGATGAACATTCCGCTGCTCAGCTCGGCCATGGACACGGTGACCGAAAGCCGGATGGCGATCACCATGGCGCAGGCCGGGGGGATCGGGGTCATCCACAAGAACCTCTCCGTCGACGAGCAGGCGCGCGAGGTCCGGCGGGTCAAGCGCTTCGAATCGGGCATCGTCTACAATCCCGTCACCCTGACCCCCGAACAGACGCTGGCGGACGCCAAGGCGCTGACGGAACGCTACGGCTTCACCGGCTTCCCGGTGGTGGACGAGAAGCACCGCGTCGTGGGGATCGTGACCAACCGCGACATGCGCTTTGCCCAGAAGGACGAGACGCCGGTCAAGGCGATGATGACTTCGGATCGGCTGGCGATCCTGACCGAACCCGCCGACCGCGAGGAGGCGATCAGCCTGATGCGTGCGCGCCGGATCGAGAAGCTCCTGGTCACCGACAAGGACGGCAAGCTGACCGGCCTCCTGACGCTGAAGGACACCGAGAAGGCCGTGCTGAACCCGACCGCCTGCAAGGACGAGCTGGGTCGGCTGCGGGTCGCGGCGGCCACGGGCGTCGGCGACTCGGGCTATGAACGGTCGGAGGCGCTGGTCGATGCCGGGGTCGACATCATCGTCGTGGACACCGCGCACGGCCATTCGCGCGGGGTGCTGGAGGCGGTGACGCGGGCGAAGCGGCTGTCGAACGAGGTGCAGGTCATCGCGGGCAACGTGGCGACGGCGGACGCCACGAAGGCGCTGATCGACGCGGGCGCGGATGCGGTCAAGGTCGGGATCGGGCCGGGCTCCATCTGCACGACGCGGATGGTGGCCGGTGTCGGCATGCCGCAGCTTACCGCCATCATGGACTGCGCGCAGGCGGCGGGCGACGTGCCGGTGATCGCCGATGGCGGCATCAAGTTCTCCGGCGACTTCGCCAAGGCCATCGCGGCGGGCGCTTCCTGCGCCATGGTCGGCTCGATGATCGCGGGCACGGACGAAAGCCCGGGCGAGGTGATCCTCTACCAGGGCCGGTCCTTCAAGGCCTATCGCGGCATGGGGTCGCTTGGCGCCATGGCGCGCGGCTCGGCGGACCGCTATTTCCAGAAGGATGCCGCAAGCGACAAGCTGGTGCCCGAGGGGATCGAGGGGCAGGTGCCCTACAAGGGCCCGGCGGGCGTGGTCATCCACCAGCTCGTGGGCGGTCTGCGCGCGGCGATGGGCTATACCGGCAACGCGACGGTCGAGGACATGCGGCGCAACTGCACCTTCGTGAAGATCACCGGCGCGGGTCTGAAGGAAAGCCACGTCCACGACGTGCAGATCACCCGCGAGTCGCCCAACTACCGGATCGGCTGATGGACGGCGCGGGCACGCCCGGGGTGGACCGCTTCGTCTCCGGCGAGGTGGAGGTCCTGTGCCTGACCGACGGCAGCACCGTGCTGCCGCCGGAGGTCTTTCCTGCGCTCGACGCCGACACCCGCGCCGCGCGGCTGGCGGCCCGCGGGATGGAGGACATCACCACCGCCTTCAACGCCTACGTGCTGCGGCACGCGGGCGGGATCGACCTCGTGGACACGGGATGCGGATCGCTGGTGGGCGAGGGCGCGGGCCACATGGTGCGCCTCATGGCGGAGCTCGGGATCGCGCCGGGCGACGTGGACCGCATCATCTTCACCCACCTGCACGGCGACCATGTCGGCGGCGCGTTCGGCGACGGTGGCCTTGTCTTTCCGCAGGCCGAAGTGCTGATGCACCGCGCGGAGGCGGACCACTGGCGCGGCAAGGACGCGCCCGGCGGCCGCATGGTGGCAGAGGCGGGGCGGCTCGTGCTGCTGGAGGACGGGGCCGACCTGGGCCACGGCATGCGGCTCTGGCACCTGCCGGGACATACGCCGGGCCACAGCGGCCTGCGGATCGGCGCGCTGGCGATCGTGGCGGACATCGCGCACGCCGAGGCTCTGCAACTGCCCGACCCGAACCTGTCGCCGACCTATGACGTGGACCCGGTGCAGGCGGCCGAGACGCGTCTGGCCGCGCTGTCCCGCGTCGCGGCCGAAGGTCTGGTCTGGTCCGGCTGCCACATGCTGGGACCACAGAAGTTTGCCCGCCTCGCGCGGGACGGAGACGGCTTCGCGCGGGTTGCGCTGTGACGCCGGCGGCCCGCATCCAGGCCGCCGCCGAGCTGATCGACCGGATCGCGCAAGGCGAGGCCGCCGAGAAGGCGCTGACCACATGGGGACGTACCTCGCGCTTTGCCGGGTCGAAGGACCGTGCCGCGGTGCGCGATCATGTCTTCGACGTGCTGCGGATGTGGCGGTCAACCGCGGCGATGGGCGGCGGAGAGAGCGGGCGCGCCCGGATGCTCGGCCTCCAGCGTCTGCGCGGCACCGATCCCGATACGCTGTTCGACGGCAAGGGCCATGCGCCCGCACCGCTGTCAGAGGCGGAGCGCACCGCCGGTCATACGCCCGAAGGCGCGGACGCCTGGGACCTGCCGGACTGGCTGGCGGACAGGTTTCTTGCGGACCTTGGCGAGGCCGCCGCTCCGACCGCGCTGGCCCTGCGGGACCGGGCGCCTGTCTTCCTGCGCGTCAACACCCTGAAATGCGATCTGGCGGCGGCGCGGGACCGCCTTGCCGCCGAAGGGGTGGAGACTGCGCCGCATCCCCTGTCGCCCACTGCCCTTGAGGTGCTGTCCGGCGCGCGGGGGCTGGTGCGGACCGGGGCCTTCACCGACGGCTGGGTCGAGCTTCAGGACGCCGCCAGCCAGGCTGTGGTCGATCTGATCCCGGCAGAGGGCGCGGGCCGCGTGCTCGACTATTGCGCCGGGGGCGGGGGCAAGACGCTGGCGCTGGCGGCACGGCTGCCGGGCGCGCGTATCTTCGCCCACGACGCCGATCCGGGCCGGATGTCCGACCTGCCGCAACGCGCGGCGCGGGCCGGGGCGGAGGTCACCGTGACCCGTAAACCCGAAGGGGTCTTCGACCTGGTGATGGCGGATGTGCCCTGCTCCGGAAGCGGCGCGTGGCGCCGTGCGCCCGAAGGCAAGTGGCGCCTGACCGAAGACCGCCTGACGGACCTGCAGGGCATCCAGCAGGGCATCCTTGCGACCTGCGCCGACCGCGTCGCGCCGGGCGGCTGCCTCGCCTATGCCACCTGTTCGGTGCTGGCCGCCGAGAACGAGAAGCAGATCGCGCGGTTCCTCGCGGAGAGACCGGACTGGCGGCGCGGGCCGTCACGGCAGTTCCTGCCCTCGGACGGCGGCGACGGGTTCTTCGTCTGCTGCCTGATCTCGGGCCGCGCCTGACCGCATCCGACCGTGCCGCACGAGGCCACAACCTAGGGCTGTAAGTTGCGTCGTGCGCTATCACGGTTAACATGCCGTTAACCTCTCGGCAGTCGAATGGATGGAGGCGATTCGAGGCGAAAGCCAGTTGTGGAGGACATCATCGCGCGCCGTGGCGACAATTTGCACAGCCTCACCCCGATTATCGGGTCGGTGATCCTTATCGTCATCGCGGCCTGTGCGCTGTGGGTCTCGCAATGGGCCAGCGCGCATGAGGTGCAGGTGGCCGCCCTTGCCGTGACCGGCGCACTGTCCTGCGTGGCGCTGATCTGGCTGGCCGTCGACATCTACCAGTCGGGCCGCAACCGCCGTACCCTGCGCCGTCTTGCCGAGTTCACCGAGACGGAGCCGGGCTTCTGTTTCATCTGCGACGACAGCGGGCGCCTCTACCACGCCAACGCCGCCGCCCGCAGCCGGTTTCAACCGGCAAAGGGAGAGGCGCTGGCGCAGCTCCTGCGCGACGTCTTTGCCAGCAGCGAGGGCATCCTCTACCGGCTCTGGCAAAAGAGCCTGACGACCGGCTACGCGATCGAGGACGTCACCAGCCATTCCGAGGGTTTTCGCATATATGTCAGACGCTTCTCCGACGACGCTGTGCTCTGGCGGCTGGAGTCGGAGGCGCAGCGCAGCGCCGGGACCGTGCGCAGCGACCTGCCGCTGATGTCGCTGGGCCGGAACGGCGCTGTCCTCTACATGAACGCCGCGGCGCGCAGCCTTGTCGGCGGGCGGGCGAAACGGCTGGAGGATGTCTTCGTCGATCTTCCGCTGCGCCCGGGCGGCGTGCATCACCTCAGCAACACGGAAGGCGAGCAACGGGTGCTGGTGCAGTCGAGCGACATCGGCGCCGGGCGGGTGGAACTGGTGCTCTCGCCCATCGCGACGGAAACGGATCCGGAGGACAGTGTCGGCACCTTCGACGGGCTGCCCGTGCCGCTGCTGAAGGTGTCGCCCGACGGCGCCATCCTGCGCGCCAACCCGGAGGCGCGGCGCATGCTCGACCTCGGCAGCACAACCGCGCCGGGCCAGCTGGCCGAGCACATGGAAGGGCTGGGCCGCGCGATCAAGGACTGGCTGCAGGAGGCGGCGGACGGACGCGGCCTGCACCGCTCGGAGTTTCTGCGCCTGACGCGCGCCGACCGCGAGGTCTTTGTCCAGGTGACGCTGAACCGGGTGATCGAGGACGGGGAGAAGCGGCTGGTCGCCGTGCTGAACGACGCGACCGAGCTCAAGACACTCGAGGCGCAGTTCGTACAGAGCCAGAAGATGCAGGCCATCGGTCAGCTTGCCGGCGGCGTCGCGCATGACTTCAACAACCTTCTGACAGCGATTTCAGGGCATTGCGACCTGTTGTTGCTGCGCCATGATCAGGGCGATCCGGATTACGGCGACCTCGTTCAGATCAACCAGAACGCCAACCGCGCGGCGGCGCTGGTGGGGCAGTTGCTCGCGTTTTCGCGCAAGCAGACCATGCAGCCGGAGGTGCTGGACCTGCGCGACACGCTGTCCGACCTGGCCCACCTGCTGAACCGGCTGGTGGGCGAGAAGGTGCGCCTGACCCTGCGCCACGACCCGGCGCTGCCGCCCGTCCGCGGCGACCGGCGGCAGCTGGAACAGGTGATGATGAACCTCGTGGTGAACGCCCGGGATGCCATGCCCGAAGGCGGCGAGATCCTCGTGGAGACGGAGCGCCGCATCCTGCGCGAACCGTTGAAGCGCGACCGCGCGGTGGTGGCGCCGGGGACCTACGTCTCTGTCCGGGTGATCGACGAGGGCATGGGCATCCCCGCGGACAAGCTGCAGAAGGTGTTCGAGCCGTTCTTTACCACGAAGCGGACGGGCGAGGGCACGGGGCTGGGCCTCTCCACGGTCTACGGCATCGTCAAGCAGACCGGCGGTTTCATCTTCGTCGACAGCGTGGTCGGGCAGGGCACCTGCTTTACCCTGATGCTGCCCGCCCACGAGGTCGTCGCCGCGAAGGCCGCTCCGGTGGCGATCAAGGAAGAGGCCCGCCTGCCACAGAAGGGATCGGGCGTGGTGCTTCTGGTCGAGGACGAGGCGCCGGTGCGCGCCTTTGCCGCCCGAGCCCTCCGGCTGCGCGGCTACACGGTGATCGAGGCGGAGACGGCCGAAGACGCTCTGAAGACCCTCGACGACGAGAAGCTGGCGGTCGATGTCTTTGTCACCGACGTCGTGATGCCGGGCATGGACGGGCCGACCTGGGTGCGCAAGGCCCGCGAAAGCCGCCCCGACACGCGCGTTGTCTTTGTCTCGGGTTATGCAGAGGATGCCTTTGGCGAAGGGTCGGAGGCGATCCCGAACTCCGTCTTCCTGCCCAAACCCTTCTCGCTTTCCGAACTGACCGAGACGGTGCACCAGCAGTTGAACTGACGCCGCCATGACCTTGATTTGACGATCAGAACCCCTCGTTCAGGTGGCGCGTTCCCAGATCTCGAAATCTTCGGCGCACTTGCGGCGCAGCTTCTCTTCCGTTGCGGCGGAAAGGTCGGTGTCGCGCCGGGGCGACACGTTTTCACGCGGGAGGTCCAGCGTGACGCCCAGCCGGTCCTCAAGGAAGCCGATCAGGCCCGACTGATTCTCGTACTTGAAGAGATGCGTGACGGAAACGCCGTTGGGGCGCGGCTCCACGAACTTGGCTTGGCTGCCGACATTGGCGAAAGGCGGGCGGTCGCCCTGCGCGTAGGCCTGACAGAAGTCGTCAAAGCTCATGTCGCGGGTCGAGGTCGGCTTGCCCTCGAGAAACGCGCGCTGCCGGTAGCGATACCAGGAGCCAAGCCACGACACGGGTTCGCGGATCACGGCCAGAAGCTCCATGTCCTCGCCGCCGACCTTCTCGAACATCGGGCGGAAGAAGCGGTTGTAGCGGTAGACCGGCGCGTGTTTCAGCTCCGGCGGGTCGGACACGACCATCGACGCCAAGGGGCCAAGCGCCGTCGCATAGGCCGAGGTCCCGGTCTTCGGCACCGCCAGCATCACCAGACGCTGCTTCCAGAACACCAACATTCTCTAAGTCTCTCGATTTGCTCAACCTTCTTTTAACCCTGTGGGCGCAAGCTGCGGAAGGAAAGAATTGACTTGTAATGTTCTACTTTTGTGCTCATCTTGACGAGAACAAGAGGCGAACGAAAGCAGCGATTGCCGCGCCCCGGTGCGTGTGGAATAAGGAGCCAAAGAATGGCAACGGCAGATCTTCTCAGTATGGACAGCAAGCGGAACGCGGACAAGCAGAAGGCGCTGGACAGCGCCCTGGCCCAGATCGAACGACAGTTCGGGAAGGGCTCGATCATGAAGCTGGGTGGCGAGAACGCGATCAAGGACATCGAGTCGACCTCGACCGGGTCGCTCGGTCTCGACATCGCGCTCGGGATCGGCGGTCTGCCCAAGGGCCGGATCATCGAGATCTACGGCCCGGAGTCCTCGGGCAAGACCACCTTGACGCTGCACGTGGTGGCGGAAGAACAGAAGAAGGGCGGGGTCTGCGCCTTTGTCGACGCGGAACACGCGCTCGATCCGCAGTACGCGCGGAAGCTTGGCGTCGATCTCGACGAGCTGCTGATTTCGCAGCCCGACACCGGCGAACAGGCGCTCGAGATCACCGATACGCTGGTGCGCTCCGGGGCGGTCAGCCTCGTGGTCGTCGACTCGGTCGCGGCGCTGACGCCGAAGTCCGAGCTCGAGGGCGACATGGGCGACAGCTCCGTCGGCGTGCACGCCCGCCTGATGAGCCAGGCGATGCGCAAGCTGACCGCGTCGATCAGCCGGTCGAACTGCATGGTGATCTTCATCAACCAGATCCGCATGAAGATCGGCGTCATGTTCGGCTCGCCTGAGACGACGACCGGTGGCAACGCGCTGAAGTTCTACTCTTCCGTCCGTCTCGACATCCGCCGCATCGGCGCGATCAAGGACCGCGACGAGGTCGTCGGCAACCAGACCCGCGTGAAGGTGGTGAAGAACAAGGTCGCGCCGCCGTTCAAGCAGGTCGAATTCGACATCATGTACGGCGAAGGTATCTCCAAGATGGGCGAGCTTCTGGACCTCGGCGTGAAGGCCGGTGTCGTGGACAAGTCCGGGGCGTGGTTCTCCTACGGGGACGAGCGGATCGGGCAGGGGCGTGAAAACGCCAAGACCTACCTGCGTGAAAACACCCGCGTCGCTCTTGAGATCGAAGACAAGATCCGTGCCGCGCACGGGCTGGACTTCCACATGCCGGAAGAAGAGCCGGACATGGTCGACGACGACGAATAGTCCGGCCTCGCCAAGGGGATCGGTCCTTCTCCGAAAGACAATGGGGCGTCCTGCGGGGCGCCCTTTTCTTTGCACACGCTTTTT
This region includes:
- a CDS encoding CaiB/BaiF CoA-transferase family protein; this translates as MTAPLKGYTILDLTHVLAGPFCTVTMADMGATVIKVEPPESGDDTRTFPPFKDGKSAYFAAINHGKKSIALNLKEDNDRAIFEKLLPRADVIVENYRPGVMERLGYGWETLHAAYPRLVYGAVSGFGHTGPDAKRPAYDMVVQARGGVMSITGEKDREPVRVGASIGDIVAGMFLTQGILAALLDRERTGKGRKIDVAMLDSQLAILEHAVALTTVTGKAPGPSGARHPSITPFETFHASDGLFVIAAGNDRLFERLCIALNLPISDDERFATNPARCQNARLLKRLIEAVTLENTRAHWIAKLTAAGIPTGPIQTVDQVLKDPQILARNMVVDVLDKNGRQAFKAAGNPIKMTDAPDPTSRSPAPDLDGNRGEILRWLEQS
- a CDS encoding DsrE family protein, whose product is MRLMARALFALTFGIFVLAQPAMANERYGTQKVVYHINEDGGEDSKGYMGAMRNIQNHINAVGAGNLEVVVVMHGNGVGLVMNAKKDDRLQTAIGSLKSQNVAFHVCNNTLEGRNINYGDDLYDVWEEDIVPSGVAELSRLQAMGYTYIKP
- a CDS encoding ASKHA domain-containing protein; this translates as MAQDPLVIFTPSGKRGRFPVGTPVLTAARQLGVDLDSVCGGRGICSKCQITPSYGDFSKHGVHVAQDALSEWNSVEERYDRVRGLKTGRRLGCQATVQSDVVIDVPPESQVHRQVVRKAAADRVIEMDPATRLFYVEVAEPDMHDPTGDQQRLAKALSEQWEIADLEVDPKILPVLQKVLRKGDWKVTVALHRTHAEARPRLIALWPGLHEAGIFGLAIDLGSTTIAAHLTNLDTGAVVASAGIMNPQIRFGEDLMSRVSYAMMNPGGEREMTAAVREAIDTLATDIAKEAEIDTGSILETVFVCNPVMHHLLLGIDPVELGQAPFALATSDALHLSAVELGLTALPASARIYILPCIAGHVGADAAAVALAEQPGKSEDLALIVDVGTNAEILLGDTSRTLACSSPTGPAFEGAQISSGQRAAPGAIEAIRIDPETKEPRFRVIGCDLWSDEDGFSEATAQTGITGICGSGIIEAVAEMRMAGLLDPSGLIGSAEATGTGRSLPAGRTHEYLIYDGTAEGGPKITVTQGDIRAIQLAKSALYAGARLLMDTRGVDQVDRVVLAGAFGAHISPKHAMVLGMIPDVPLNKVTSAGNAAGTGARIALCSLKARREIETTVRRITKVETAIEPRFQEHFVAANAIPHATDPFPELKKVVTLPQVSFNVGGDGSGGGRRRRRS
- the guaB gene encoding IMP dehydrogenase; translation: MEIREALTFDDVLLVPAASVVLPSTADTRTRVTKSIKMNIPLLSSAMDTVTESRMAITMAQAGGIGVIHKNLSVDEQAREVRRVKRFESGIVYNPVTLTPEQTLADAKALTERYGFTGFPVVDEKHRVVGIVTNRDMRFAQKDETPVKAMMTSDRLAILTEPADREEAISLMRARRIEKLLVTDKDGKLTGLLTLKDTEKAVLNPTACKDELGRLRVAAATGVGDSGYERSEALVDAGVDIIVVDTAHGHSRGVLEAVTRAKRLSNEVQVIAGNVATADATKALIDAGADAVKVGIGPGSICTTRMVAGVGMPQLTAIMDCAQAAGDVPVIADGGIKFSGDFAKAIAAGASCAMVGSMIAGTDESPGEVILYQGRSFKAYRGMGSLGAMARGSADRYFQKDAASDKLVPEGIEGQVPYKGPAGVVIHQLVGGLRAAMGYTGNATVEDMRRNCTFVKITGAGLKESHVHDVQITRESPNYRIG
- the speB gene encoding agmatinase; this translates as MTHGYESGRLNLPFTGICTFARSPYQPDWSALDADVAVLGAPFDAGTQWRAGARFGPRGVREASTLFSFGHAGAYDHEDDITYLEGVRIVDMGDADIVHTDTETSHANIRKGVEAALKAGTLPVTIGGDHSINIPCIEAYEGHAPFHVLQIDAHLDFVDVRHGVTRGHGNPMRRASEKPWVSGLTQLGIRNVSSTAREGYEDARARGSDILSVRQVRKLGPEATAARIPEGVPVYITIDIDAFCPSIAPGTGTPSHGGFLYYDVLEILQQVARTHKVVGIDLVEVAPDYDPTGSTSILAAQVLLNLLGFIFAKG